In Marivirga salinae, a single window of DNA contains:
- a CDS encoding AlbA family DNA-binding domain-containing protein, protein MELKELYRLVRRGEGDRLEFKRKAAHPEKIVREFVAFANTKGGDVLIGVDDNGNIPGVKYAEEEIYVLNKALAKLCKPRLKYEYNIIPLDEDESRAVVHYEVPESKKKPHYALPDEETDWGKAYVRLADKSIQASKEVRNVIKFSQRKNGRVLQIQEKEKVLLEYLGEHESITLTKFQEISKLNRYKASLILVNLVVSNILRINPSDKEDTFSMAPIINL, encoded by the coding sequence ATGGAGCTAAAGGAACTATATCGATTAGTAAGAAGAGGAGAGGGAGATAGGCTCGAGTTCAAGAGGAAAGCTGCTCACCCTGAAAAGATAGTGCGAGAATTTGTAGCTTTTGCCAATACAAAAGGTGGTGATGTTTTAATAGGTGTAGATGACAACGGCAATATTCCGGGAGTGAAATATGCTGAGGAAGAAATATACGTATTGAATAAGGCATTAGCAAAACTATGCAAGCCACGATTGAAATACGAATACAACATCATTCCATTAGATGAAGATGAAAGCAGAGCAGTTGTACATTACGAGGTACCTGAGAGCAAGAAAAAACCTCATTATGCATTGCCCGATGAAGAAACTGATTGGGGAAAAGCTTATGTTCGTTTAGCCGATAAGAGCATACAAGCCAGCAAGGAAGTTCGAAATGTTATTAAGTTCTCCCAAAGGAAAAATGGGAGAGTGCTTCAGATTCAGGAAAAAGAGAAAGTCTTACTGGAATATTTAGGCGAGCATGAATCCATTACATTGACTAAATTTCAGGAAATCTCAAAATTGAATCGTTATAAGGCTTCTTTGATTTTAGTGAATTTAGTGGTTTCTAATATTTTAAGAATCAATCCTTCAGATAAGGAAGACACTTTTAGCATGGCGCCTATTATTAATTTATAG
- the porT gene encoding type IX secretion/gliding motility protein PorT/SprT, with protein MQTANIRYKLNLHGNKIVLFLLGILFSFQVSAQHYEKENLPNYDEQLIHYGFYLGGHTANLKVRYNEAFLTNEFDSLHSVIPQSSPGFTVGFIFNLRIAQYLDFRTMPGVGLYQYTLNYNTYDQAEQITYQGKKEAFYAELPLLLKYKSQRRQNFRAYMIGGAKPSFEVSGKRPSDINEDVLLINTFNLALEIGFGVDIYYELFKFSPEIRFSRGLTNALFDRQNSYSSPINELVTNSVSIYFQFQ; from the coding sequence ATGCAAACCGCTAACATTAGGTATAAGCTCAATTTACACGGGAATAAAATAGTTTTATTCTTATTAGGGATATTATTCAGTTTTCAAGTTTCGGCACAGCATTATGAAAAAGAAAACTTACCCAATTATGATGAACAATTAATTCATTATGGCTTTTATTTGGGTGGACATACAGCCAATCTTAAAGTTAGATATAATGAAGCTTTCCTCACCAATGAATTTGACTCTTTACACTCTGTAATCCCTCAAAGTTCTCCTGGTTTTACTGTGGGTTTTATTTTTAACCTAAGAATTGCGCAATATTTAGACTTCAGAACAATGCCAGGTGTTGGGCTTTATCAATACACCTTAAATTACAATACTTACGACCAAGCAGAACAAATTACTTATCAAGGAAAAAAGGAAGCTTTTTATGCTGAATTACCGCTTTTGCTAAAATATAAGTCTCAAAGAAGGCAAAATTTCAGAGCCTATATGATTGGTGGCGCCAAACCGTCTTTTGAAGTAAGTGGCAAAAGACCATCGGATATTAATGAAGATGTTCTATTAATTAATACCTTTAATTTAGCTTTAGAAATAGGCTTTGGGGTTGACATCTATTACGAATTATTCAAATTCTCTCCTGAAATCCGCTTTTCCAGAGGATTGACTAATGCATTATTTGATAGGCAAAATAGCTATAGCAGCCCGATCAATGAATTGGTTACGAATAGCGTTTCTATTTACTTCCAGTTTCAGTAG
- a CDS encoding PorP/SprF family type IX secretion system membrane protein codes for MKKIYKIVLFFVALAPLGLKAQLDPLYNQYFFNQAMINPAYTGVNDIFNATAISRTQWLGIDGAPTTNTLNVTSSAFKNKVGLGANIIYDTYGINNNTEFNLAYSYKIATSLGHVFSMGLQAGIVNYNYNYDRLTLQYVDDVALLNPEQNVTKENFGVGFWYMSKDYYIGLSVPRMFDIKVNDGGTESTRYRRHYYLSAGYVFDQLFSIKFKPSMMLMYIDQDNYALDLNASVLLNEIIWLGTSLRNFGTVGLNTQMKVGETLKLGYAFEMPLNNTALIGFGTHSLMVSLDFALFDRQGLGRRFF; via the coding sequence ATGAAAAAGATTTATAAAATAGTATTGTTTTTTGTAGCCCTTGCTCCGCTTGGTCTTAAGGCGCAACTTGACCCCCTCTACAACCAATACTTTTTTAATCAGGCGATGATCAATCCTGCCTACACTGGCGTGAATGATATTTTCAATGCTACGGCCATTAGTAGAACACAATGGCTGGGAATTGATGGGGCACCTACTACCAACACCTTAAATGTAACCTCCTCTGCCTTTAAAAATAAAGTGGGGCTTGGGGCTAATATTATCTATGACACTTACGGCATCAATAATAATACGGAATTCAATCTAGCCTATTCCTATAAAATTGCTACTTCGCTTGGTCATGTGTTCTCCATGGGTTTACAGGCCGGGATTGTCAACTATAATTATAATTACGACCGACTCACTTTACAATATGTAGATGATGTGGCACTCTTAAATCCAGAGCAAAATGTAACCAAAGAGAACTTTGGAGTAGGATTCTGGTATATGAGCAAGGATTACTACATCGGATTATCAGTCCCCAGAATGTTTGATATCAAGGTAAATGATGGAGGCACAGAAAGCACCCGATATAGAAGGCACTATTACCTAAGCGCTGGTTATGTTTTTGACCAACTTTTTTCCATCAAGTTTAAGCCTTCTATGATGTTAATGTACATTGACCAAGACAATTATGCACTTGATCTAAATGCTTCAGTTTTATTGAATGAGATTATCTGGCTGGGCACTTCTCTACGGAATTTTGGAACTGTAGGATTGAACACACAAATGAAAGTAGGGGAAACGCTAAAACTAGGCTATGCATTTGAAATGCCACTCAACAACACTGCTCTGATCGGCTTTGGTACTCATTCCCTAATGGTATCTCTAGACTTCGCGTTGTTTGACAGACAAGGATTGGGAAGAAGATTTTTCTAA
- the ubiE gene encoding bifunctional demethylmenaquinone methyltransferase/2-methoxy-6-polyprenyl-1,4-benzoquinol methylase UbiE, which yields MTVLPYKDKESGKKQQVADMFNNISHKYDFLNHLLSLGIDIRWRKKAIKLLKEIQPKQILDIATGTGDFAIEALKLNPDHVTGVDISEGMLNVGREKLKKRKLDDKISLTLGDSENLPFEDNKFDAIIVAFGVRNFENLEKGLAEMFRVLRPGGKVVVLEFSKPKSFPFKQLFNFYFKNILPTLGKTISKDNAAYTYLPESVRSFPDGKDFTSILDKLGFKDTVCKPLTLGISSIYTGIK from the coding sequence ATGACAGTATTACCCTACAAAGACAAGGAGTCAGGCAAAAAGCAACAAGTGGCAGATATGTTCAACAACATTAGCCATAAATATGATTTCCTTAATCATTTACTAAGCTTAGGAATAGATATCCGATGGAGAAAGAAGGCTATTAAACTGTTGAAAGAAATTCAACCTAAGCAAATTTTGGACATTGCAACTGGAACAGGTGATTTTGCTATTGAAGCATTAAAACTAAATCCAGATCATGTGACAGGTGTTGATATTTCTGAAGGCATGCTCAATGTAGGTAGGGAAAAATTAAAGAAGAGAAAGCTGGATGATAAAATATCGCTAACTTTAGGTGATTCTGAAAACCTTCCTTTTGAGGATAATAAATTTGATGCAATCATCGTTGCATTTGGAGTAAGAAATTTTGAAAATCTTGAAAAAGGTTTAGCAGAAATGTTCAGAGTCTTAAGACCAGGTGGGAAAGTAGTAGTTTTGGAATTTTCCAAACCTAAAAGCTTTCCATTTAAACAACTCTTTAATTTCTATTTTAAAAATATCTTACCTACTTTAGGCAAAACAATTTCAAAAGATAATGCAGCCTATACTTATCTACCAGAATCGGTTAGGTCATTTCCAGACGGGAAAGATTTCACCTCAATTTTGGATAAATTAGGCTTCAAAGATACAGTATGCAAACCGCTAACATTAGGTATAAGCTCAATTTACACGGGAATAAAATAG
- a CDS encoding VOC family protein, which translates to MNNIRPFHVAFPVTDLNATRQFFEEVLNCKIGRTSERWIDFDLYGHQITAHLTDEAIQEPAANPVDGHSVPIKHFGVILEWQQWHDLADRLKEAKTDFVIEPYIRFKGEPGEQATMFFLDPSGNALEFKSFKKDEDIFAS; encoded by the coding sequence ATGAATAATATCAGACCTTTTCATGTAGCTTTTCCTGTCACAGATTTAAATGCAACCCGTCAATTTTTTGAAGAAGTTTTGAATTGTAAAATCGGGCGTACTTCTGAAAGATGGATTGATTTTGATTTGTATGGTCACCAAATTACAGCGCATTTAACAGATGAAGCTATACAAGAGCCAGCAGCTAATCCTGTAGATGGTCATTCAGTTCCTATTAAGCATTTTGGAGTGATTCTGGAATGGCAACAATGGCATGATTTAGCGGATAGATTGAAGGAAGCTAAAACAGATTTTGTTATCGAGCCTTATATCCGTTTTAAAGGAGAGCCAGGCGAACAAGCTACTATGTTTTTCTTGGACCCAAGCGGAAATGCTTTGGAATTCAAATCTTTCAAAAAAGACGAAGATATCTTTGCCTCTTAA
- a CDS encoding superoxide dismutase — MAFELPALPYAKDALEPHIDAKTMEIHHGKHHNGYVTKLNGAVEGTDMEGKSLEELLKNNSDNKAVRNNGGGHYNHSLFWTVMSPDGGGEPSGALADAINAAYGSFDKFKEEFSNAAATRFGSGWAWLCVHSGGKVEVCSSANQDNPIMPGVGCGGTPILGLDVWEHAYYLNYQNRRPDYISAFFNVINWDEVSKRYEAGK, encoded by the coding sequence ATGGCTTTTGAATTACCAGCATTACCATATGCAAAAGATGCTTTAGAACCACATATAGATGCAAAAACTATGGAAATTCACCATGGAAAGCATCACAACGGATATGTTACTAAATTAAATGGCGCTGTTGAAGGAACAGATATGGAGGGCAAGTCTTTAGAAGAGTTGCTTAAAAATAATAGTGATAACAAAGCAGTTAGAAATAACGGAGGCGGTCATTATAACCACTCATTATTTTGGACTGTAATGAGCCCAGATGGAGGCGGTGAGCCTTCAGGAGCTTTAGCTGACGCAATAAATGCAGCTTATGGTTCTTTTGATAAATTTAAAGAAGAGTTTTCGAATGCTGCCGCTACACGTTTCGGTTCAGGATGGGCATGGTTATGTGTTCATTCAGGCGGGAAAGTAGAAGTTTGTTCTTCTGCAAACCAAGATAACCCGATCATGCCAGGTGTAGGATGTGGAGGAACTCCAATTTTAGGGCTTGATGTTTGGGAACACGCTTATTATCTAAACTATCAAAACAGACGTCCGGATTACATTTCTGCATTTTTTAATGTAATTAATTGGGATGAAGTATCTAAAAGATATGAAGCAGGGAAATAA
- the aroC gene encoding chorismate synthase, with protein MSNSFGKIFKITTYGESHGVGIGVVIDGCPAGVRVDEAFLQSEMQRRKPGQSKITTQRKEEDEVEILSGIFEGVTTGTPIALGIRNTNQKSKDYSHIKDSYRPSHADYTYQEKYGIRDYRGGGRSSARETAARVAAGAIAKMYLKQAGINVQAYVSQVGSLKLEKSYLEMDLDKAEENIVRCPDPEMAEKMIQHIDETRKNRDTIGGIVSCVVKGTPVGLGEPVFDKLHAVLGQAMLSINAVKGFEYGSGFEGVKMYGSEHNDPFETEEGKVKTTSNHSGGVQGGISNGQDIYFNVAFKPIATIMNDQESIDKDGNKVTVKGKGRHDPCVVPRAVPIVEAMAALTIADFMLRAKTNKI; from the coding sequence ATGAGCAATAGTTTCGGAAAAATCTTCAAAATCACGACTTATGGGGAGTCCCATGGGGTAGGTATAGGTGTTGTAATAGACGGTTGTCCTGCCGGTGTAAGGGTAGATGAAGCATTTTTGCAATCTGAAATGCAACGCAGAAAGCCAGGGCAATCCAAGATTACCACTCAGAGAAAAGAAGAAGATGAGGTAGAAATTTTATCGGGAATCTTTGAAGGAGTAACAACTGGAACTCCAATCGCTTTGGGAATTAGAAATACTAATCAAAAGAGTAAAGATTATTCTCATATTAAAGATAGTTACAGGCCATCTCATGCAGACTATACCTACCAAGAAAAATATGGTATTCGTGATTATAGAGGAGGAGGAAGAAGTTCTGCAAGGGAAACAGCAGCTAGAGTGGCTGCTGGAGCCATTGCTAAAATGTATCTGAAGCAAGCAGGTATTAATGTTCAGGCCTATGTTTCTCAAGTTGGAAGTTTAAAACTTGAAAAATCATATCTAGAAATGGATTTGGACAAAGCAGAGGAAAATATTGTGCGTTGTCCGGATCCTGAAATGGCTGAAAAAATGATTCAACATATTGATGAGACCAGAAAAAATAGAGATACTATTGGTGGAATTGTCAGTTGTGTTGTAAAAGGAACTCCAGTAGGATTAGGAGAGCCCGTATTTGATAAATTACATGCAGTTTTAGGACAAGCAATGCTGAGCATAAATGCTGTAAAAGGATTTGAATACGGAAGTGGTTTTGAAGGTGTGAAAATGTATGGATCAGAACATAATGATCCTTTTGAAACGGAAGAAGGAAAAGTGAAAACAACCAGTAATCATTCAGGTGGTGTGCAAGGCGGGATTTCAAATGGGCAAGATATTTACTTTAATGTAGCTTTTAAGCCTATTGCCACTATTATGAATGATCAAGAGAGTATTGATAAAGATGGAAATAAAGTAACAGTAAAAGGCAAAGGAAGACATGACCCATGTGTGGTGCCAAGAGCGGTACCTATTGTGGAAGCAATGGCTGCTTTAACGATTGCTGATTTTATGTTGAGGGCTAAAACGAATAAAATTTGA
- the queA gene encoding tRNA preQ1(34) S-adenosylmethionine ribosyltransferase-isomerase QueA: MKLSEFKFELPLKLVAQHPAEDRDLAKLMVLHKDTGEIEHKTFKDIVDYFDEGDILVTNNTKVFPARLYGNKEKTGAQIEVFLLRELNKEMHLWDVLVDPARKIRVGNKLYFGDGELVAEVIDNTTSRGRTIKFLYDGDDQDFYKLVDSLGETPLPKYIKRPVEESDRERFQTIYAEEVGAVAAPTAGMHFTRQVLKRMELKGIKTSPITLHIGLGTFRPVDVEDLTKHKMDSENFKVPKKTAELVNESLDSKKRVCAVGTTAMRSMESSVTANNHLKENEGWTDRFIFPPYEFKICNALLTNFHMPESTLLMMAAAFGGYDNVMKAYQEAIKHKYRFLSYGDAMLII; this comes from the coding sequence ATGAAATTATCAGAATTCAAATTCGAATTACCACTTAAATTAGTGGCGCAACATCCGGCAGAAGACAGAGATTTAGCAAAACTAATGGTTTTGCACAAAGATACCGGAGAAATTGAACACAAAACTTTTAAAGACATTGTAGATTACTTTGATGAAGGTGACATTCTAGTGACCAATAACACCAAAGTTTTTCCTGCGCGTCTTTATGGGAACAAAGAAAAAACAGGTGCTCAAATTGAGGTCTTTCTTTTGAGAGAGCTTAATAAAGAGATGCATTTGTGGGATGTGTTGGTTGATCCTGCTCGTAAAATTCGTGTTGGGAACAAATTATATTTTGGAGATGGTGAATTAGTAGCGGAAGTTATTGACAACACGACTTCAAGAGGTAGAACCATCAAATTCTTATATGATGGTGATGATCAAGATTTCTACAAATTAGTAGATTCTTTAGGAGAAACTCCTCTTCCAAAGTATATCAAAAGACCAGTAGAAGAATCTGACAGAGAAAGATTCCAGACTATTTATGCTGAAGAAGTAGGAGCTGTTGCAGCACCAACTGCAGGAATGCACTTCACAAGACAAGTATTAAAAAGAATGGAGTTGAAAGGCATCAAAACCAGTCCGATTACTTTACATATCGGTTTAGGCACTTTCCGTCCGGTTGATGTTGAAGATTTAACCAAGCACAAAATGGATTCGGAAAACTTTAAAGTTCCGAAGAAAACTGCTGAATTGGTTAATGAATCTTTGGACAGCAAGAAAAGAGTTTGTGCTGTGGGTACAACTGCTATGCGTTCTATGGAATCTTCCGTTACAGCTAACAATCATTTGAAAGAAAATGAAGGCTGGACTGATCGTTTCATTTTCCCTCCTTACGAATTTAAAATTTGCAATGCATTATTGACAAATTTCCACATGCCAGAATCTACTTTATTGATGATGGCTGCTGCATTTGGAGGATATGACAACGTAATGAAAGCATATCAAGAAGCGATAAAGCATAAATATAGATTCCTTTCATATGGGGATGCTATGTTAATTATTTAA
- a CDS encoding dicarboxylate/amino acid:cation symporter, with protein MKKLPLHIKIIIGLVLGIVWAFISSYLGWNQFTIDWIDPFGTIFIRVLKAIAVPLVLLSIISGVSSLTDINKLGKLGLKTLVFYLMSTVLAVGIGLTLVNLVQPGKFVNEDQRVKNRIKYELWVSENPDVPQPKDGRSFLKEQKYQDLVNSTMNEGAMDSLRTVAEASNEKVDQLSQSAEETSNQGPLKFFVDMVPENVFGAFSSNANMLQVIFFALFFGICLAMLPNDKVGGVISFVNGANEVILKMVDIIMKAAPVFVFALLAGVIAKMADTPAQVWQIFKGLGSYSITLLVGLLFMIFVLYPLIVSLFIKKLTYREFLKRISPAQFLAFSTSSSAATLPVTMECVEENMGASKKISSFVLPIGATVNMDGTSMYQAIAVVFLAQLHMVDLTLGQQLTIVLTATLASIGSAAVPSAGLVMMIIVLNSVGLNPAWVAIIFPVDRILDMFRTVVNVTGDATVSTLIAKSEGELNVPDDVPANK; from the coding sequence ATGAAGAAATTACCATTACACATTAAAATAATTATTGGTCTGGTTTTAGGGATTGTCTGGGCTTTTATTTCTAGCTATTTAGGCTGGAATCAATTTACAATTGATTGGATTGATCCTTTCGGTACCATATTCATAAGAGTATTGAAAGCAATTGCCGTTCCATTGGTTTTACTTTCTATTATTAGTGGTGTTTCCAGTTTAACTGATATTAACAAACTAGGAAAGCTGGGCTTAAAAACACTTGTATTCTATTTAATGTCTACAGTGCTGGCAGTCGGTATTGGTCTAACATTAGTCAATTTAGTGCAACCAGGCAAGTTCGTTAATGAAGATCAAAGAGTTAAAAATAGAATTAAATATGAACTATGGGTAAGTGAAAACCCTGATGTTCCTCAACCGAAAGACGGTCGCTCATTTTTAAAGGAGCAGAAATATCAGGATTTGGTCAATTCCACCATGAATGAAGGCGCAATGGATTCATTGAGAACTGTTGCTGAAGCTTCCAATGAGAAAGTTGATCAATTATCTCAATCGGCAGAAGAAACCAGTAACCAAGGACCGCTCAAGTTTTTCGTTGATATGGTGCCAGAAAATGTATTCGGAGCCTTTAGCAGTAATGCCAATATGCTTCAAGTGATCTTTTTTGCTTTATTCTTTGGGATATGTTTAGCTATGTTGCCGAATGATAAGGTAGGAGGTGTAATAAGTTTTGTAAATGGGGCGAATGAGGTGATACTTAAAATGGTGGACATCATTATGAAAGCAGCACCAGTTTTTGTTTTTGCTCTATTAGCAGGAGTTATTGCTAAAATGGCGGATACACCTGCTCAAGTATGGCAAATTTTCAAGGGATTGGGTAGCTACTCTATTACCTTATTAGTAGGGTTGTTATTTATGATATTTGTATTATATCCGTTAATAGTCTCACTTTTTATCAAAAAATTAACCTATAGAGAATTCTTAAAGAGGATAAGCCCTGCTCAGTTTTTGGCATTTTCTACTTCCAGTAGTGCTGCTACTTTACCGGTAACTATGGAGTGTGTTGAAGAAAATATGGGTGCCTCCAAGAAAATAAGTAGTTTTGTATTGCCTATTGGAGCAACTGTTAATATGGATGGGACAAGTATGTACCAAGCAATAGCAGTGGTTTTCTTAGCTCAATTGCACATGGTGGATTTAACTTTAGGACAACAATTGACTATCGTTTTAACTGCTACTTTAGCCTCTATTGGTTCTGCTGCCGTGCCAAGTGCCGGTTTAGTGATGATGATTATCGTTTTGAATTCAGTAGGCTTAAATCCTGCATGGGTAGCTATTATTTTTCCTGTAGATAGAATTTTGGATATGTTTAGAACTGTGGTGAACGTTACAGGCGATGCTACTGTTTCTACATTAATTGCTAAGTCAGAAGGCGAACTTAATGTTCCTGATGACGTTCCAGCAAATAAATAA
- a CDS encoding ABC transporter permease produces MIYFHLLLESFRFALSALRANLLRTILSLLGVTVGIFSIITVFTLVDSLEKNIKDSLDFLGDDVIRVEKFPWIFGESYPWWKYVNRPKAEYSEYQFLKNNSKEASAITIFAERYGVTVKHESNSLSGAIVSGVAYQHKDIFEIPVETGRYFGLQEIEKGASVSIIGAEVAKTLFPFSNPIGKEIKLRGLKFRVIAVMEKQGASLTNAPSADDFCYVPYNTFFKMYSGQGNWGVESKIALKGYPDDEGLKNLEGEVTGLLRQKRGLRPREDTNFAINRPEAFADFLDSIFSVISIAGWVIGSFSILVGGFGIANIMFVSVKERTNIIGIQKSLGAKNFFILFQFLFEAVFLSLLGGLFGIFLVYLLSFISLGSLDLTLSFGNVIIGIVVSAIVGTLSGIVPAGMAAKLDPVIAIRA; encoded by the coding sequence ATGATTTACTTTCATCTACTTCTGGAGAGTTTTCGCTTCGCTTTAAGCGCCTTGCGAGCCAATTTGTTAAGAACCATTCTCTCGCTTTTGGGCGTAACAGTTGGTATTTTTTCTATCATCACTGTATTTACTTTGGTAGATTCGTTGGAAAAGAATATTAAGGATAGTTTAGATTTTTTAGGTGATGATGTAATTCGAGTTGAAAAATTTCCATGGATTTTTGGAGAAAGTTACCCTTGGTGGAAATATGTAAATCGCCCTAAAGCAGAATATAGTGAATATCAATTCCTTAAAAATAATTCTAAAGAAGCAAGTGCAATAACTATTTTTGCTGAAAGATATGGTGTTACCGTAAAGCATGAGAGTAACAGTTTGAGTGGAGCCATAGTTTCAGGTGTTGCATATCAACACAAAGATATTTTTGAAATCCCTGTTGAAACAGGGCGCTATTTTGGATTACAAGAAATAGAAAAGGGTGCAAGCGTTTCTATTATTGGGGCTGAAGTAGCCAAAACTTTGTTTCCTTTTTCAAATCCGATTGGAAAAGAAATTAAATTAAGAGGTCTGAAATTCAGAGTTATAGCGGTAATGGAAAAGCAAGGAGCAAGCTTGACTAATGCTCCTAGTGCCGATGATTTTTGCTACGTCCCATACAATACTTTCTTTAAAATGTATTCTGGACAAGGAAACTGGGGGGTAGAATCTAAAATTGCCCTCAAAGGTTATCCTGATGATGAAGGCTTGAAAAATTTAGAGGGTGAAGTAACGGGTTTATTACGACAGAAAAGAGGGTTGCGTCCTCGGGAGGATACTAATTTCGCAATTAACAGACCTGAAGCTTTCGCAGATTTCCTAGATTCTATATTTAGTGTAATTTCAATAGCCGGATGGGTAATCGGAAGTTTTTCTATTTTAGTAGGGGGTTTTGGGATTGCTAATATCATGTTTGTTTCTGTTAAAGAAAGAACTAATATAATTGGTATTCAAAAATCATTAGGGGCCAAGAATTTCTTTATTCTTTTTCAGTTTTTATTCGAAGCGGTATTTCTATCTCTTTTAGGAGGCTTGTTTGGTATTTTTCTGGTGTATCTTTTAAGTTTTATTTCGTTGGGAAGTTTAGATCTTACGCTTTCTTTTGGCAATGTTATAATAGGTATTGTCGTTTCAGCAATAGTGGGAACTTTGTCAGGAATTGTTCCAGCTGGCATGGCAGCTAAATTAGATCCTGTAATTGCTATTCGTGCTTAA
- a CDS encoding nucleoside deaminase → MELTVNSDEHFMREALRQAEIAYEEGEIPVGAVVVCQKKIIAKAYNQTEKLNDVTAHAEMLAITSAANHLGGKYLTDCTLYVSLEPCGMCAGALNWSQIDQIVFALADEKRGFTKINPNMIHPKTKVKSGLMATESKKLIDDFFAKMRNKKN, encoded by the coding sequence ATGGAACTCACCGTTAATTCTGACGAGCACTTTATGCGGGAAGCACTTCGTCAAGCTGAAATAGCCTATGAAGAAGGAGAAATTCCAGTGGGTGCTGTTGTTGTTTGTCAGAAAAAAATCATTGCAAAAGCCTACAATCAAACTGAAAAGTTGAATGATGTAACCGCTCATGCAGAAATGTTGGCGATTACTTCAGCTGCCAATCATTTGGGCGGTAAATACTTAACGGATTGTACGCTTTATGTTAGTTTGGAACCCTGCGGAATGTGTGCAGGTGCTTTAAACTGGTCACAAATTGATCAGATAGTTTTTGCATTAGCCGATGAAAAGAGAGGATTTACAAAAATAAATCCAAATATGATTCATCCAAAAACGAAAGTTAAAAGTGGATTGATGGCAACGGAAAGTAAAAAATTGATAGATGATTTTTTTGCTAAAATGAGAAATAAAAAGAATTGA
- a CDS encoding NifU family protein — protein sequence MSTQTQQPVTIYMEANPNPNSLKFATNQMLVPEGDSFDFPSIEDTAQAPLAEILFKKEYVDRVFYMSNFVTVTKKPEYEWVEIQNDVKDTIKEFLESGKRVIELQAKDLFEETNTSENAELEEQIKNILDEYIKPAVEQDGGAISFHSYEKDTQRVNLLLQGACSGCPSSTITLKAGIENLLKRMLPNDVKEVQAEGV from the coding sequence ATGAGTACGCAGACACAACAACCTGTTACCATTTACATGGAAGCCAATCCGAATCCGAATTCATTGAAATTCGCTACCAACCAAATGTTGGTGCCTGAAGGTGATTCTTTTGATTTTCCATCTATAGAAGATACCGCTCAAGCGCCCTTAGCAGAAATCCTTTTCAAAAAGGAATATGTAGATAGAGTTTTTTATATGAGCAATTTCGTTACGGTTACCAAAAAACCGGAATACGAATGGGTAGAAATCCAAAATGATGTAAAGGATACCATTAAAGAATTTCTGGAATCTGGTAAGCGAGTGATCGAATTGCAAGCAAAAGACTTATTTGAAGAGACCAATACAAGCGAAAATGCTGAATTGGAAGAGCAAATCAAGAATATTTTAGATGAATATATCAAACCTGCTGTTGAGCAAGATGGTGGAGCAATTTCTTTCCATTCATATGAAAAGGATACTCAAAGAGTAAATCTTCTATTGCAGGGAGCTTGCAGCGGATGCCCTTCTTCTACTATTACATTAAAGGCAGGAATCGAAAATCTTTTGAAAAGAATGTTGCCTAACGATGTAAAAGAAGTACAGGCAGAAGGCGTATAA